A genome region from Nocardioides cynanchi includes the following:
- a CDS encoding bifunctional salicylyl-CoA 5-hydroxylase/oxidoreductase, with amino-acid sequence MRIAVVGGGPGGLYFSALAQQLAATTGQTHEITVWERNAADDTFGFGVVFSDETLGGIEHADPVVFEQMQREFAIWDDIDVHFKGEVITSGGHGFAAMSRRRLLEILQARCRELDVTIHFRTEAPDVDELVASHDLVLAADGLNSAIRTRYADTFRPTRDVRDCRYIWLGTDKVFDAFKFHIVQTPYGVMQIHGYPYDATGSTFIVEMTSEVWRNAGFADLADRPWALGESDEKSIERIRELFDDILGGHEVMANNSRWISFTTIRNEHWVHAEPDRAPVVILGDAAHTAHFSIGSGTKLAMEDALALAACLHESPDVATALEVYEEERKAVVLSTQRAAQASLEWFENLAQYVHQEPVQFGFNIMTRSRRVTYDNLRLRDPEYVAHCQAWYAEHEAPVVERSRDHTPPMFQPVTLRAAEGRGLALNNRVIVSPMDQYVATDGVPSDFHLVHLGGKALGGASLVMTEMICTSPEARITPGCGGLWTDEQRDAWARVVDFVHRESAAAIGCQLGHSGAKGSTKLMWEGMDEPLPAGNWEVVAASPVAYSQANQTPHELDRAGLDAIRDEFVASARRAADAGFDVLELHCAHGYLLSGFLSPVTNRRTDDYGGDVAGRLRFPLEVWHAVREVWPAEKPMTVRISATDWVEDGQTLEDALAVAAAFAEAGAAAIDVSTGQVTKDERPEFGRSYQTPYADAIRNRLGVPTIAVGVISSYDDVNSILMAGRADLCALGRVHLYDPMWTLHAAVEQDYDGPGAVWPDPWRAGRRKPQTGRSDGPKPRLELIRSGGEVTSHRRWRPGL; translated from the coding sequence GTGCGGATCGCGGTGGTCGGCGGGGGCCCGGGCGGGCTGTACTTCAGCGCGCTGGCACAGCAGCTGGCGGCCACCACCGGGCAGACACACGAGATCACCGTGTGGGAGCGCAACGCCGCGGACGACACGTTCGGCTTCGGGGTGGTCTTCAGCGACGAGACCCTGGGCGGGATCGAGCACGCCGACCCGGTGGTCTTCGAGCAGATGCAACGCGAGTTCGCGATCTGGGACGACATCGACGTCCACTTCAAGGGCGAGGTGATCACCAGCGGCGGGCACGGCTTCGCCGCCATGAGTCGGCGCCGGCTCCTGGAGATCCTCCAGGCGCGCTGCCGCGAGCTCGACGTGACCATCCACTTCCGGACCGAGGCGCCCGACGTCGACGAGCTCGTCGCCTCCCACGACCTGGTGCTGGCCGCCGACGGCCTCAACTCCGCGATCCGCACGCGGTACGCCGACACCTTCCGCCCGACCCGCGACGTCCGCGACTGCCGTTACATCTGGCTCGGCACCGACAAGGTCTTCGACGCCTTCAAGTTCCACATCGTCCAGACGCCGTACGGCGTGATGCAGATCCACGGCTATCCCTACGACGCCACCGGGTCGACCTTCATCGTCGAGATGACGAGCGAGGTCTGGCGGAACGCCGGCTTCGCCGACCTCGCTGACCGTCCGTGGGCTCTGGGTGAGTCCGACGAGAAGTCGATCGAGCGGATCCGTGAGCTCTTCGACGACATCCTGGGCGGCCACGAGGTGATGGCCAACAACTCGCGCTGGATCAGCTTCACCACGATCCGCAACGAGCACTGGGTCCACGCCGAGCCCGACCGGGCACCGGTGGTGATCCTCGGCGACGCTGCCCACACCGCGCACTTCTCGATCGGGTCGGGCACGAAGCTCGCGATGGAGGACGCCCTGGCGCTCGCGGCCTGCCTGCACGAGTCCCCCGACGTGGCCACCGCGCTCGAGGTCTACGAGGAGGAGCGCAAGGCGGTCGTGCTCTCGACGCAGCGCGCGGCCCAGGCCAGCCTCGAGTGGTTCGAGAACCTCGCCCAGTACGTCCATCAGGAGCCCGTGCAGTTCGGCTTCAACATCATGACCCGGTCCCGCCGGGTCACCTACGACAACCTCCGGCTCCGCGACCCGGAGTACGTCGCGCACTGCCAGGCCTGGTACGCCGAGCACGAGGCCCCGGTGGTCGAGCGGAGTCGAGACCACACGCCGCCGATGTTCCAGCCGGTCACCCTGCGGGCGGCCGAGGGTCGTGGCCTGGCTCTGAACAACCGGGTGATCGTCTCGCCCATGGACCAGTACGTCGCGACCGACGGCGTGCCGTCGGACTTCCATCTCGTGCACCTCGGCGGCAAGGCGCTCGGCGGTGCGAGCCTCGTGATGACCGAGATGATCTGCACCTCACCGGAGGCGCGGATCACCCCGGGATGCGGCGGCCTCTGGACCGACGAGCAGCGCGACGCCTGGGCTCGCGTCGTCGACTTCGTGCACCGCGAGTCGGCCGCCGCGATCGGCTGCCAGCTCGGCCACTCCGGCGCGAAGGGCTCCACCAAGCTGATGTGGGAGGGGATGGACGAGCCGCTCCCCGCGGGCAACTGGGAGGTCGTCGCGGCCTCGCCGGTCGCCTACTCGCAGGCCAACCAGACCCCGCACGAGCTCGACCGGGCCGGGCTAGACGCGATCCGGGACGAGTTCGTCGCCTCCGCGCGACGAGCGGCCGACGCGGGCTTCGACGTGCTCGAGCTGCACTGCGCACACGGCTACCTGCTGTCCGGGTTCCTCTCCCCGGTCACCAATCGTCGTACTGACGATTACGGCGGAGACGTGGCCGGTCGGCTGCGCTTCCCGCTCGAGGTGTGGCACGCGGTCCGTGAGGTCTGGCCGGCCGAGAAGCCGATGACGGTCCGGATCTCCGCCACCGACTGGGTCGAGGACGGCCAGACGCTCGAGGACGCCCTCGCCGTGGCCGCCGCCTTCGCCGAGGCCGGGGCTGCCGCGATCGACGTGTCGACGGGGCAGGTCACCAAGGACGAGCGGCCCGAGTTCGGTCGCAGCTACCAGACGCCGTACGCCGACGCGATCCGCAACCGCCTGGGCGTGCCGACCATCGCGGTCGGCGTGATCTCGTCGTACGACGACGTGAACTCGATCCTGATGGCGGGCCGGGCCGACCTGTGCGCGCTGGGACGGGTGCACCTCTACGACCCGATGTGGACCCTGCACGCGGCGGTCGAGCAGGACTACGACGGACCGGGCGCGGTCTGGCCGGACCCGTGGCGGGCCGGCCGCCGCAAGCCGCAGACGGGTCGCAGCGACGGGCCGAAACCGCGCCTGGAGCTGATCCGCTCCGGCGGCGAGGTCACGTCGCACCGACGTTGGCGGCCGGGCCTCTAG